The Colias croceus chromosome 2, ilColCroc2.1 region aaaaatacttaacCTAAAGAAaccattaaaactaaaatttataaataatattgagcAAAATTAACACCAAAATTgtgaaacaataacaaaacaatacaatCATGTgcacttaattaaaaatagattaatgaaattatataacacacattaatagaacaaaaataaataattaccacAATCAGTCTTTACATTAGTGAAAGTACatgagatttatattatatacattaacatttaacataGGTATAGTGTATAGATTTAATGAAAAGAAAAGGAAATATTTCATTGTCTATGGTATTccataaatgttttagttcTGTTAAAATGACGTTTCACGCATATCAGTCTGTCAGAAAAAATGGCGACCTTTTGCATGTGTATggtgaaaaataatagagaaTAAGTCACAATCACACGATTGTGACTTATTCTCTTTCTTTGTCATCTTTTGTCATACAAGATACTATTttccaagaagcttatatatctaatacactggagattgcactatgaacattaacttgtcacaagaaaatatgaccttgaatgacgcctgtatgtttttttatccctttcacacctaacttggcaagttggtgtgaaagggatagatataagcttcttgcttAGAAGCTTCTTGCTATTTTCATTGCTGGCTCGATCAGTGAAATATTTCCTTTAGGTACTTcccaattttataaaatgaaacacattTGAATATGACACTGATTAAGAATACAACACCTACCTAAATAACGTAttgatatgaatattttataaaatattaaaaattcttgaaaatgtttcaattacacgtcaataatttaagtacataattatagaatgaaaaataaaaatgggaAAGACTTCTTTGGATACATAAAGTttgttattgaatttattcaaatgtttacctacttaggtaggtaattaattaaagtataacaattttattttaaattatacgatgacaatacattttaaaggtAATATACCTTAAACATTACATAAAACGATTAACAATTTACATTCACGACGTCTCTTCACAATCTATCACCATAGACAAAACAAATTTCTtaactaaaaaaaagaatattaaaaagatcgatatatttaatttattacctatCAATTCACGAAGATTATGTTTTTCTAGAATGTTAGATAGTAATAATTCATCATTCGAATATAAGTACTAAAATGTTCTAAGGCATTGCCGCATTTGGCGGCGGAGTAAAGGACTAGGTTATGTTAAGTTTGTAAGGCTAATATAAAtgctatatataaataaaagtatagaCATACGATTCTCGTACATTCGTCTCGAGTATAAGTAGAAATAACTCCTCaaaggtatatttataaaaaacacCTATAAGGCAGATCCTTTAGGGGGCGATCGCGGTGGATTTAAACagattatatataaaatacaagaacaaaatatatataaacgaAGTTAAGAGattacacaataaaatattgaaatagtCTTTCACTTGGATAAACATCAGAAACTGCTAGATCCAACACGATCACcttataactacatattaaaaaacgaGAGATcacattttatgttaagagagagtttatattaattaggtatttattatattaattgtcacGTAGACATAAGATGTTGGGATTGcttgttttatttagaatCAAGAATAAGACACCTACAGTAAactatctaataataaaattgaacgtACTATTGCGCATAGAATTCTACTACTAAACAATTTGAATATCTGTCTATATATCTAGGactacttttaatatttaactacGTTTCCTTTAGTCTATATTGAATTGTCCCGACATTACGATctttgtaatgaaataatatctattggttgcaacaaaaaatatttcctagTAAACTTAGGCCTATTCAGATTAGAGCGGTAGTCCGATGTAGGTAGTATCCCGATGGCACACGGCAATTTAACGGCTATGTTTCACGCTACCCACGGCCGCGGCGATAGCGGATACCGCTCTATCTGAATAGGCCTTTACGCAGGTCCATATTATAGAGTATAaagtagcctactcacgattcaatttcagtaacaatctgttgacacaatctgcagtgagctgacagattgtgtcgtgaatagtatagttgagggcacgttgggggcgtaacccaacatgttgcgaattggatcggcgcggaagcaacccgacaaattgtctcagcagattgtgtgcgtgttgaaacgtgagtattgtgattgctccaatctcggctcaatcgcgctgcgcagtaatcgcaaaatggcggttttgagataaacgcgggaaagacatttttacatatttgaggaagatgtttatattttatagccgtttatactttatagcccttgaaatctatcaataaaattggaaaaaatacaagctttacaaagaaTTATCTTTGAAGAAAATTAactatcttatatttcataaattagtatatccattaataatgcgttaaggtttagcatcaggccaggcatcaatgtgacgtgcacacgttgtggcaagcaatcgcggaatgaaattgtgtcatcagattgagggttggatgaatcgtgagtagagaaagtagcctactcacgattcaatttcagtaacaatctgctgacacaatctgcagtgagctgacagattgtgtcgtgaatagtatagttgagggcacgttgggggcgtaacccaacatgttgtgtattggatcggcgcggaagcaacccgacaaattgtctcagcagattgtgtgcgtgttgaaacgtgagtattgtgattgctccaatctcggctcaatcgcgctgcgcagtaatcgcaaaatggcggttttgagataaacgcgggaaagacatttttacatatttgaggaagatgtttatattttatagccgtttatactttatagcccttgaaatctatcaataaaattggaaaaaatacaagctttacaaagataattatcttatatttcataaattagtatatccattaataatgcgtattattgcgttgaggtttagcatcaggccaggcatcaacgtgacgtgcacacgttgtggcaagcaatcgcggaatgaaattgtatcagcagattgagggttggatgaatcgtgagtagagaacgctcaatcgcgacttcaacaaattgtgtcagcagattgtgggttgtgttgaaccgtgagtagggccttggaacgctcaatcgcgactgcaacaaattgtttcagcagattgttggttgtgttgaaccgtgagtagggcctttcatacatacctataggctataaatattattatgtgattGGTTCTATGGTTTAgtgttttttaattgtgttgtTTGATAAAGGTTTGATACGATAAATGCTACAAcagtaaacataattttttattcattttactttGCTCGTAGTTTACAAAGTAACTACAATGATTAATAGAATTTAGGTTATTTTATCACAAAGATCATATTgcagttttaatttttctttaattattaaatcaaaaacaagaatttgttattaaatctactattgttatatttaaacattcaattaagtaagtaattaaaatttataaatttattttattgcgcATGCAGAGAATTCGtcaaaaattacttttaaaaagatttattgcTATATGACGAAATGAGATTGCAATTAAACAGTTATTGTAgtctaattattaaaataattaacgctatattattatatctattacaattattaattggTGTAAGCATGCATTGGAAAAACGGTTTCACAGTTAACATTTagaagtattttaatttgtaaatacaataaatacatattatttgaaacattaaaaaGTCACCTGTATGAACTGTTGATGCTTTATTTTTGAGTAATCACAGatataagtgctgatttacacagggtcagtagacaagtcagtcgcggcgccgaatttcggcgccgaattttgactttaactgtttacttagacttcaagcctctgtactgacttcaaatctgtttacacagggttttttttcgggtcagcactgatttgcctcgaatttgtagtcagttactgaccctgtgtaaatcagcacttagaTTAAgtcaaataatacaataataaacggagatattattaaaaaatattaagttacaAATAATTGATACTATAGACaacacattattttatcacaatatattttagttgtaAGTTCCTAAATACACAATGTATGTGTCTAACAACGTTTATGAACactaaacaacaaaattttaaaagtaaatttactATGTTTATTCCCTTgaacaattacatattattaatagtaaGTATAATGCATTGAAATCGCATGTATTTCTCtcttatgaaatttaaaataacgatCAGTAATTACTCAAAAATTGTGAACACACGGTTATTTCTAGCTGTAAATACGACGTATATATTATGACATTGTTGTATGAGTAAAGGGGTaaagtagatattataatatagttagcAAATATAAGCATTCTGATTAATTCTTTAATAAATTCGCCCTTCTGTTCCCTTTTTTCGAGAAAAATTCATTCGAACTGCTTTAACTGACTGATTCTCTGGAGTTGTGTTtatgttacaataattttaaatcgtaACTACATCAAGATACAAAGATATTAttgatcttaaaaaaaaatagagtcTAGCTCTAGCAATTGAAAAATTCGTAAGCGAAGAGTATTCGTTGAGTGCTGAGGTGTATTTAGGATAAAATTTTCGATGTTTGTAAGAAAGGCAAATGATTTGAAGTAAAGCGCGACGAGTTCCAaacttatacaataattatcaatCGACTAACGAATAGGAATGTTCAACTGACACTTACAATTAGAGAGATTAACAATATGAACGGTATAATTTGGTCATTACATAACGCCTAATCGGGATACGAGTGGCAAGTCAAGAATCACCTAACCTACGAAATatcttgaaataaaatactttgaGCTTAAAAATCGATAATCTAAGAGTTAAATCACAACGTTGTAGGattgaagaataaaaaatgacaTTTCAaaaagtatatctatatattaatGCGCAGTGGGTCTTCTCGTACGTATTTAAGAATGTTCCATCCACGCATCGCGATGATACTGTTTTCTAAGATGATTTTAAACGTTATTGACTGTATATAGCTGTTTAATATCATCCAATGGAGACTTTTATCGTGTATGTGATATTTTCATAGCGATACGTGAATCGGAACACAGGTGACAGTTACAACGTGATCGAATTTCGACCACCATCCGTTGCTAGTGCATCATCAATTCACCTGTGGCCGTTCTCCTCTGAACGGCCACGGCGTCGTCACTGGAGATCTTTCACGGCTTGCAGGATCCTCTTTACATGTCCGACTTTAGTGACGCCCAAATCGCGTAGATCCCGCCTGGCCAGAGACAACAGTTCCCGCCCGGTGATGTCGTGTTTCGCGAACGCGTCCGCGTATTCACCTAGCTCTATTGTCTCTAGCCACGTTTGCACCTCCTTGGTGCCCCACGAGCGGACCTGCGCAGTCTGCGCCGACGCTGCGCCACCTTCGGACACGCTTCGCCGGCTCCGCAGCCAGCGGGAGCCTTTCTTCGGTGCCTAGGTGATGAAAGTGAGGTTATGGCGGGGTCACAGGCCGGCGTGTATCGGGGTCACGCTACGCTATAGTTGGACGTGTTGGGGTTTTGTGTGTGTTGAGTATATTGATTTTTGATACGTGTCTATGGTAAACGTAAAGCTAAGGGACTGTAAGAatgaaaaaaactaaaacgtataaaaaataactcaaattaaaaaaacttcaaatcaaaattattatttctttgaaatGTGGGTAGTTAATATACAAGTTTTCTTTTAGTAGTGTTCTTTTATTTGTTGGGAGAGACAAATACTGAAAATAAGTACCATACAAATTAGATGCTTTGAAGTGTATGTAAACAGTAAACTGCAAAAATAATGTAGAGTTTAACACAAAGACAGATTCTGGTATGAcgaaatcaaaatattattttgcatgCAGTACAATAACTAAAAAGTCCATAAGTGAGGGTAGCTTTTAATGTGTTCAAAGTATAAGAACTATCCTACCGTCTAAAGACAGTTTCCGTGTCGGAATGATTTCTGGAGCCTGGGTAGGGGATGTTCGTGTGTGACaaggaaataatttattgtccaaattagtatttatttgtgtCCAATTTATTATGTAGCTATTTAATACACTATTTCCGTAAAGCAATACTGAATGCTGATTCGAGAATAGTATCAAAAATTTTGTAAACTATTTGagaattaatgtaatatttcgCATGGAGTTCAGATTACAAAAGTGTAAGACAAAACTGGTATTTCAACGAGCACACAATAATAACACAGATCTACACACATTATGCTGGTTAAAGCTATTATGGTGGAAAGCAAGACTGGACAAAAACATTTCGAACATATTTCTATTCCCAAGATTGACATCCTACCAAAGATCCCCATTActtagcaaaaaaaaaaatcttaaggTTAATCACCCTGTCTTTGCACGAGACTAAAGCTTAGCTTTAAAGTTGCCTTTTCCATACAAATTAGTACGAAACAACCAAACATACCTCCTCTGTATTGATAAAAGCCAGGCCATCTTTCGTGGTGCAACGCGCGAGCTGCGCGCGCAGCCCGCCCGCCGCGCTGCCCACCGCACCGCTCTCCAGCAACTCATGGCAGCTCTCGATCTGAATATTGTGGGATATTGGTTCATTATTGTCATGAACCGATAAGTTATTTTAAGGAATTGTCAGTTTTGTCTAAGATGCGGGAGATTGGAAAAAAAGAAACGCAACTATTTTATTGCATCAGTAATTGTGTCTGACTTGAATTAATTGCACACACATCCGTTTAAAGCTCTTACAAACAACATTTagctctttttttttttttttttttatgttaatagcaggcaaacgagcagacgggtcacctgatgttaagtgaaCATCGTCGCCCACTTGCACCCACAATACCAGGGGTATGGCGAGtgtgttgccggcctttaagGTGGGTGTACGCTCTTTTCTTAAAGGTCCCCAAATCGTAACTCATTGGAAACACTGCCGGCGGGAACAGATTCCAAATTTCCGTAGCACGAGGCAAAAAGCTTCTTTTAAAGCGAACTGTTGTTGATCGCCAGCTGTCCAGATGGTATGGATGGAATTTGAGCTTGTGACGTGCTGTACGGTGGTGGAATTCAGCCGCAGGCAGTGTTCCAAACAGTTCTTCAGAGCACTCCCCATGATAAATGCGGTAGAAGACGCACAAGGAGGCGACTTCTCTACGCAGTGCTAAAGAATCAAGCCGATCGGTTAGACTTGGCTCGCCAACGAGGCGCACAGCTCTCCGTTGGATTCGGTCAAATGGAAGGAGATACTGTTGAGGTGCACCGGCCCAGAGATGGGAGCAGTATTCCATATGCGGCCTGACTTGCGCCTTATAAAGGTTAAGGCGATGGCTCGGAGTGAAATACTGCCCCGCTCTACAGAGTACACCTAATTTCTGGGAAGCTAACTTAGCTTTTCCTTCCAGATGACAAGAGAACTGCACATCACTCGTGATTTCGAGACCAAGAATTCCGATACTGGCTGTGGCTTTTAGGGGAGTACTTTGAAAAATGGGAGTCGCGATAAAGGGATTCTTCTTAGCGGTAAATGCGCAGACTTGTGTCTTATTGGGGTTAAATTGGACCAGGTTAATTCGACCCCAATTCGAGACTTCATCTAAGGAAGTTTCGATTTCGGACACAAGATCGTTCCGGCACTCAATGACGCGATCCCGAGAAATATTGCTTCGGCCGGCATAAACTGCATCACACGTACTGTCAtctgcatagcaatgaatgCTGCTAACGCGCAGCAAATCtcttacaaacaaattttattcatgttCGCCAGATGTAAAGTATGCAATCGATAAGCGTATGTATGTTGTTTTATATCTATTCATGTGATTATTCTGTCTCTCGCTCTGCGTTTTCATAAACGTCTCTGAGTAACTGTGTGCGTGCCATTGTTGCGTGACTGCGTCACTGCTCCGTTCGTGTATCATTTTTGCGTCTATGTGTTTTTGTCATCGTGTGTTTGCGTGAGTGATTTGTGCATGTACCTTATGAGGTACATGCAATAATGTACAtgcataaatacatatatgtatttatctaGATGTATGCTATGTGTgtgatgtatgtatgtatgtatgcgTGTGTGTGCGTCTCACCAGCGCAGCCAGCAGACGGCGTAGGTGCGGCGCGGGCAGCAGGCGCCCGTCGGCGTCCTGCAGCGCGTCCGCTTGAGCTGCGACGCGACGAGCGGTCGCGAGCGCACCGCTCGTGCGACCCGCGCCGGAACCGGTATCCGATATGCACGCTAGCTTCACctgtaaatataatgtataccGTTGAATGaattaatcaatttaaataataaaaaagattatctAGATTTTAAAGACTAACGGATTATAATCGCGATTCATTCATCACATTATTATTCCGACGCTTCGCAAACTttgcagcgagcgtggtcacggggagagaGTCTCCCGGTGACTACGCTTTAAAATCCGTCTAAGTCTAAAATTTCTAAATACTCACGTAAAATCcaacacaagaaaatactaaaagattatttaataaacttcGTGTCTACCAATTCGTCCCTCCGCCCACAAAACACCACTCAACATAGTTACTATTCTGTGACCCAACATTAAATACGTACATGTTTAACAATGGTGTTGACGTCATCGAGCAGTGTGAGCAGCTGTGCCGCTTCGGCGGGCGGTAACGCACGCGCGACACCCACCGCTGCCGCTTTCTGCTGCTGTTTCTCGTCCCATGCGCTACACACGtcatataaatgaaaatgggCAATTATAGTTTAGCTAGTATAGGTAGAAGTATTCACGATTTTTTATGGCGGCATAAATTACTCGCTAAAGTTTCTATAAAATGTGTGTCAGGATGAACACGAGATGACAtgagtatttaattaataattaaggcACTCTATGATTTAAGAATCGATTTGATTAAATACCtcttatttattcatacataTACTTATCTAGATGTATGCTATGTATGTGCTTTCATAGTAGAAAAACAAAcgaaaacatacataataatttattgagatAAGAATATCGTGAGAACGCTAATCTGACGTCGCCCTATAACACCGCGAAATGACGCCGAGTTGTGGTACTATCAATCCGACAAAGCTATTCAGAATCCGCCTCACAATCCCACTCACCGCAAGCTCGTCTCCAACGCCCTCGAGCGGCACAACATCTGCGCTCTATTCTTGTGTATGATGCGCACACAACCGGGCGGCTGCAGCCACGCCTCGCCGTCCACCTGCACGGGCACGCACTCGTCGCCGAGGATGTTGATCTGCACCGCGCGGCATTGCGCTATGCGGTGCTTCTGAAGGTTGATCAGGCGGGACGCGGCCATTTGAGCGGAGCCGAATACTGCGACCACCTGGAGATGTTGTGGCAATGTTATGAACAGGGAATTATTACCAATATtgtaaaagaattaaaaaagattaagggcacacatacatacataatagaACATTGTGGCAAATGGtttaaaatacagaaaaaaatttTGGACATACTATTTTtcgtgaaaaaaaataataatttaaaagatgcTGATAGAACATCTTGATTAGAAAGCTGACGCGAGTTTCGCGAGTCATTGAAAGCCATTCTAATATCGTACAACTTTCTAATAATTGAAATGGCAGAATATGTCTTTGATGCTCTAGAATTtcaagtaggtataaaatCGATATTATTATCGATCTATAATTCATATCATACTTACTTCAAGCACACGATCATCAAAAGATGGCGCCAAGAACAAGTCATCGCCCCTCGTGCCGCCCCAGAAATTGGTTCCTCCCATGAAAGAGGGAATATTCAGCACCACGATGCCTTGTAACTCTGGGAGTGGTATGCGCTGTCCGTCGCACTCTAGTTGAACACGCTGACCCAAATGTCTGAAAGGAATGATTATAGATTATAAGTTAATTCTAACAGccatattatgcaaataagcAATACGAacttattaacattttttttaatgtggtctaaaattaaaaagattcgGAAAGGTTCTTCTTGTttcttcaatataatatacatatttttgttgcttttccttttaacattattaagttacagagtataaaatattattctacaTTTCTTACCTATACGTTCTATTCACCCACTCCTTCGATCCCAAAACACCGTACCACATATAGTTTCTAGCCCGTGACCTGCACTTTTCCGGATGTTCCTCTCTCTTATTATGAAAGTCGAGCGTGATCTTTGCATCGATACCAATTCCAAAGTAGTTATTCATTACTGCTCGTTCATAAAAGCCTTCTAGCAGCGTTTCATCAGGATCCATCAAAGGACTGACAGCAGCGCATAGAGCGTCAGCATTTGCCAGAAGACATTGGCTTATGAACCCTTGAGTGACATGCGGCCAAGCTGGTAATTGGACTAGTGGGTTTATAATCGGGAGTTTTCTAGCCCTTTCACTCGAATCTGACTTGGTTGTTGGGCAACCGCTGAATGTACCGCTCTCCCCCCATATTGATGATACGGATGTTGAAAGCctgctttaaataaaaataaaactttaataaacaaataatggtAAACGAATATTAGCatcataaaaccaaaaaaaatcgATTGTTCTTATTTAGAAAGTATCTaagagtaataaataataacaggattttttttggaaataaagaattatagaTTACTTACTTATCTGGTTCACCAGGTTTAAAGAGGCTCCCGCAAGATATACGTCTAGTTGCAGCTGGAGAGCAACTCAAAAACTGCCCATATTCCGAATCGGATCCTAGAAGCTTTGGGTTATCGGACTGACGACGTTCCCTTGCGCTTATTATGCTTGGTTCTGGCGAGTGAACGCTCAGAGTGTCTGTTCCGTGATCAAATATATCACTCAATACTGATGCCATTCGACTTGTACTCCTTATACTCTTCCTATCTTCACTGTGAGACGGCGATGGAGGTTCTACTACAACACTGACTTGCGGAAATGCTGGTATCCCTttgttttcagtattttttacCTCTAAACTTTTGGGTTTTGGTGAATCTTGAGGTTGTGGTGATTCGGGTTTAAGCACTTCTTCTGTAGTCGACTTTGGTAGTAGGTGTTTTACTCCACTTTCATCTACGACGCGTTTCTTTACGCTTTTTCTCATGTGCTTCCGAAAAGACTTCCTAGCTATGTCACTGCCCTCTTCGAATTGTGCTAAACTGCAGTATTTTACTTGTTCTTCTGCCTTAGCCGCATTTTCGAGGTAAAACACTTTATTCTCAAACCCAAATTTTTCTACATCTGCATCTATTGGCTTTTTAATTTTCGATATGTATCTATGTTTCGATTCACAAGTTTTCTCGATGCTCGGATTCCGACTATCCATAGGTATGTCTGATACTGTGTCTGATGTGAATAAGGTAGTATCATCTGTATATGTTTCATTTTCTCCATTCTTGCCCATCATAGCCATGAGTACATCTTGTCCTAGCATTGAACTGATATCATCCATGATTGACTCTCCGTGTAAAGTTTCTGAATTCATATACGTCGTTTCTGATACTTCTGGCGAATCGATATGTCCGATCCCACCCTCTTCTATATCTTCTGGTTTACTGTCGATAATTTCTGATATTAAACTAAAGTCATCGCTAATGTTGGACCCTTCAGAGCTGGTCGCATCCATCTCCAAGTCTACACTAGAAAGCTTCCTCTCAGGTGTGCAGTCGCCACTAGTTGGCGCCGCTCTCTCGCTCAACTCGTGAAAGTGAACTTCATCCGTATACGGTTTGTCGATGTCTATAATAGTCAATTGGTCCGATTCATAAGTTTCTCCCTGTATTAACGATCTTTTATCACTATCGTCTGACACGACTAGGTTAGGTATTGTAAGACTACTGCTATTATATGTTGTGCTTCCGCGATCTCCATCCGGCCTAAGTAGATTTCTGCAAGAGCTAGTATCACAGGAAGATAAGTTTGAAAGCGAAAGGCGATCTTGGGGTGACGCGGAACTCGTTTTGCTGCGGTCCCGTTTCTCCACCTCCAAGTAATAAGCTGGTTCTGGATTAGTACTAATTAACTTAGCTATGTCTTCATCTACATCTGGAATGctgaaaaataacattgaaacGTTAATGATTTTAAAGTTGGTAGCATAATAGAGCAAAGcacaggattttttttaaatgcttcATGTTAAAGtggtttaaattttcatagtttttcctaatattattattattataattaactgaaCTATTTGCTCTCCCCAAGTGAACCAAAACCATTCTCGAGCCTATTAATTTACAAGGAATGAAATTTTTTGAtactgcttttatttttacactaaCTTTTCCGGCTGCATGGAAGCTGCCGATATAGCGCTGGCG contains the following coding sequences:
- the LOC123704473 gene encoding diacylglycerol kinase eta, yielding MSVVEGNASGEKKSSLCEDSTDSENETEKKPLLRRISTSKCVGRLPVVKEGYLMKQTRSFQRWQRRYFKLRGRTLYYAKEKDSQLWDEYELEDATFAECSISNANHSFQVITASRCLVLCADTRGEMEAWSNALRGALHSGSNVADLVASLSTGDHHWYTATHARPTFCNVCRESLGALGTAHALACELCKFKAHKRCAARAPPSCKWSTLASLGPHVVEDTEGNIIMPHQWLEGNLPVAAKCDVCDKTCGSVLRLQDLRCIWCRKCVHANCRPCWRAACSLGPARASVVPPTRLHSVGPDDGWLPDRPANASPLIVFVNSRSGDNQGIKFLRRFRQLLNPAQVFELSGAGPRLGLRLFRHFAPLRVLVCSGDGSVGWVLQEIDKLDMHRQVQTAVLPLGTGNDLARVLGWGASCDDAANLQMLLERYERASTKMLDRWSIMSFERAVTAPPPPPVPPDLLDDTPLLHNLQEIVQSGETCRVARASLRAGCARLATAGERAGGGAARAAHRLRRALSLLLHARAHIAHDHAQCESWEALDTTSESEPEAPPAAEKGSIEKTEKEQLNWAARGCALAGRADSVRRALRSLVRTLAMLYPQDSNAEQTCKEVEDSADKSAGGAAGGGGAGSAGGEEMSALPVPRAFADSRRSSAASAISAASMQPENIPDVDEDIAKLISTNPEPAYYLEVEKRDRSKTSSASPQDRLSLSNLSSCDTSSCRNLLRPDGDRGSTTYNSSSLTIPNLVVSDDSDKRSLIQGETYESDQLTIIDIDKPYTDEVHFHELSERAAPTSGDCTPERKLSSVDLEMDATSSEGSNISDDFSLISEIIDSKPEDIEEGGIGHIDSPEVSETTYMNSETLHGESIMDDISSMLGQDVLMAMMGKNGENETYTDDTTLFTSDTVSDIPMDSRNPSIEKTCESKHRYISKIKKPIDADVEKFGFENKVFYLENAAKAEEQVKYCSLAQFEEGSDIARKSFRKHMRKSVKKRVVDESGVKHLLPKSTTEEVLKPESPQPQDSPKPKSLEVKNTENKGIPAFPQVSVVVEPPSPSHSEDRKSIRSTSRMASVLSDIFDHGTDTLSVHSPEPSIISARERRQSDNPKLLGSDSEYGQFLSCSPAATRRISCGSLFKPGEPDNRLSTSVSSIWGESGTFSGCPTTKSDSSERARKLPIINPLVQLPAWPHVTQGFISQCLLANADALCAAVSPLMDPDETLLEGFYERAVMNNYFGIGIDAKITLDFHNKREEHPEKCRSRARNYMWYGVLGSKEWVNRTYRHLGQRVQLECDGQRIPLPELQGIVVLNIPSFMGGTNFWGGTRGDDLFLAPSFDDRVLEVVAVFGSAQMAASRLINLQKHRIAQCRAVQINILGDECVPVQVDGEAWLQPPGCVRIIHKNRAQMLCRSRALETSLRAWDEKQQQKAAAVGVARALPPAEAAQLLTLLDDVNTIVKHVKLACISDTGSGAGRTSGALATARRVAAQADALQDADGRLLPAPHLRRLLAALIESCHELLESGAVGSAAGGLRAQLARCTTKDGLAFINTEEAPKKGSRWLRSRRSVSEGGAASAQTAQVRSWGTKEVQTWLETIELGEYADAFAKHDITGRELLSLARRDLRDLGVTKVGHVKRILQAVKDLQ